Genomic segment of Hydractinia symbiolongicarpus strain clone_291-10 chromosome 5, HSymV2.1, whole genome shotgun sequence:
AGGACCCGAGTCTTACGTTTCAGAAAGCACTGCTCTCTGGTGGGCTTTGAAGAGAGGTGGTTGAGGCTATGACCTCTAGATTTATTGCGAGATGGGGGATATCCAGTATTAGCTCGGCGGAGATTTCATGAAATGAAATTGAGGATTACGTAAGGGCGCGTAGCGCCCGCAAGGTAATCCCGATTTCATGAATGAAATCGAAGCACGAGCTAATACTGCTCTCCCTCCCATCCCgtattttcacatatttttcttTCGTTTAGGATACAGTCGAGGAGGATATCGTGGCAATTACGGCTATCGTGGCCACTAATAtgtattcttttaaaataaaacttttggcTCTACATGTCTTTTGTCATTATATTTTCCCTACCAAGGCGTCCCGTGTGTTAGCATTTTCCCCAGGATTTGTCAACATGTTCACGGTTATGCTACGAAAcgttatattttaaaatcattcGGAACGCCTTCGCGGGAACATGTTAAAGCGGATGTGTTTCGGCTATGACCTCTAGATTTTTTGCGAGATGGGGGATATCCAGTATTAGCTCGTGCTTCGATTTCATTCAAGAAATCGGACTTACCTTGCGGACGCTACGCGCCCTTACGTAATCCTCAAGTTTGAAATAACCGATATGGTGACGATGTGGATATAAAAACGTTAAAGGGGAAGTTcggtcaaaaaaaataaatttattttattttataattccatgtatttatacttataaaaacaaaaaaactttacttcaTTAAACTTGGAGTTTCGGAAATGTCTCTAATGTTGACACAAACTTCTTGAAAATGCTCCGTTTTTGAAAAAGCGCGTCAGAAAAAAAAGCTGGGTTCTAACTCAAGTATGACGTTTTATAGTTCAAAACATTGCATCGCGTGAAAGAGTCACAACACAGGCTACACAATTTGCTAGAAGAATCTACTTCTTTCCTGCtatatttcttttcaaatcTGTAACAAATTACTTCTTTGAAAATACAGTGTTAGTTTTGTAAGCAATGGATCAAATTCGAAGCGATTCAAATTCTAACGAAGATGAAAACGATGACATACCTGATTTATCCACTCTCAGACCCTTCAATTTTGAACCAGAATTTTCTTTGGAAGAACTGAATAAATTAGGAACGTGTAGTTCCGAGAGTGATGAGGAAGAAGATGAAGTTTCAAGGATCGGCAATAATAACTGGTGCCAATGCGGTGGTCACTGTAGAGCGATGGAGTCGTACAGTGAAAGCTTGTGTTGCAGGGATACAAATGAAATTCCTGACAATCATTTTGaaggtaaaataaacaaaaaatttagccaagcataattttctttttcgtgtTTAAAACCATAACAAAACTCTACATATTCCCTTTAAATATTGGTCTTCGCGttgataaaaaacatttaactcTCCTTCGCATATATTTTATTCGTTATCATTCGCTACTGCCAAAACAAtctcacaaaaaaaatacaacgttggttgttttattttattcagcttTACAAATCAAATGAGAACGTGCgctcaaaaatcaaaacttgaGACGGGggtcattttttaagattttctttttaggaAAACAATGTATAACTGAAGCCGAAACTTTTGGGATGGTTTGTCTATGCAAACCAGTACTAACCACTGCACTGTCTGCTCTAAATAATTTAAGGGGCGATGCAATGCACACGGATAATTGGTACGTTTTTTAT
This window contains:
- the LOC130644242 gene encoding uncharacterized protein LOC130644242 encodes the protein MDQIRSDSNSNEDENDDIPDLSTLRPFNFEPEFSLEELNKLGTCSSESDEEEDEVSRIGNNNWCQCGGHCRAMESYSESLCCRDTNEIPDNHFEGKQCITEAETFGMVCLCKPVLTTALSALNNLRGDAMHTDNCSLRFAGYKQYTWWIHNRLGKGVRKIIPSCALWAIRNKYPSENGIYIPFTESKSDDKRLYENTDSDSEEKNQLQP